TAATAGTGAGTAAAGAGTAAATATTTTGCGATTGTTTGTAATTCAGCTACgataaaaaatttctaaatgtAACACTTTCTAGATCCGCTATTCCCAACGACATTCCTAATGAATTCATGGTTGCCTGGAATGATCGATGCCGTTTTGCAGACGACTTTTCTCTGTGCCATATTAATGTTTTGGCTCTGTGTCTATCATGGATTGAGACAGgtaaaattaattacaaaaaCTTGAAAACACGTTTGATTCTATTCGGTTACACATATTCAacgataattttttcattaacaGAATGAGAGGCGAATAGCAACATTTTACTTGCCAAAATTGTTAGTAGTAGGATCTCTGTGGGGCGCGGCCCTAACGCTCGCAACATGGTTGCGGTGTTCAGAACTTGAAGATCCGACGTACAATTATGTCCTAGACACTTCAAATTATTATGTGAGTCAAAATTCCATCCATAGCAATGCTTCGGATTTGTCTGTTGCGCGAAGTTTCgtaacataattattttttctgtatTCAGGGTTTCAAAGTATTCTTCTTCTCGGTTGGAGGAATATACATAGCATACCTCCTGTTATTGGTGCTTCGAGCGTACAGCGAACTACGCTCTATGCCGTACTTtggtaaatatatattacgatttgattttgattttacttaCATTTAGATAGCTCAGAAATTCGCATAAGATGATGTAAGAGGCAATCATGGCTGCAGAAAGGTTTTGAATTCGTTCGTGTCTTTTGTGTctcgaagaagcagcagctgcGGACCAAACCGGTTTTATATCCTTTCTCCCTCACATTAAAAGGAATTTCGCTACAGTTTCTGCTCTTTTTGGTCTTGCCTCTGTTGCCAAATCTCCAATGCCGGATCAGGATCCTCCTTCTTTCTATTTTCCAAGATCAAAGGTCGAGTGGTAGAAAGTGAAATCGAAtcatatttagaaaaatttgaaaGCCAGTGTCAGATGCATTGTAATATCTCttagattaaaattttatagattaAGAACTATTTCGCGAATctacaaaaacaaaaagctATTCACTGCTCTTACTGTTACGCATAAATTATGAAGTTCTCTTAAGTGTAGTTTgcaaaaattaagttttttatataaacattattatttttaagactATAAATGCGAAAGATCGTACAAAACTTCTAATCACAATTCAATCATCAAAATAGAACAAAAGTACTAATGCTTCACAATAACTATACTCAAGTTGAGTTGAGATTCACGAATCCACAATTTCTGCCATTAGTACGGAACCACAAGGTGTCCATTTATAAAGTCTCCCCAGGTACTCTCTTATACCTGTCGCAGGTATTTACTTTTCTGATAGGCTCCTCCCGCCGCTTACCTGCACCTTTTCGGGTTCCCGCTGTGTGCACACGCTTCGCTGCTTCTGCCTACCTCACAGTATCTTTATAATAGGGCTATTGTCCAGCTTGAATGGCCCTGAGATTCACAAGTGATTAATCCCACTTCTGTTCGCCTTTATTGAATGCGCCGTGGTAATCTGTGTACAGAAAGATTTATTGACATGAGAATGACTTTATAAGGAGGCTTATAGGagtcaaaatattttaacgaTTATAAGAATAGAATAGAGAAATACACTAGAATACGTTTCTGAATCGTCTAATATATATTTCTAACTATGTTTCAGATTTGCGACTAAGGTTTTTAACGCTATTTGCCAGCATCGTGGTCGGTGTCTCGGCTCTGGTGACAGCTCGACAATTCGGCGCCGGGGTTCTTGAGGACAGTTTTGCCTCGAGATTATCAACGCACTATCGAACCTCCGCCCAATTCATGGCCCTCTACGGGCTTCTGAACTTTTATCTATACACAATGGCATATGTATACGCACCAGGCGTGCAACAAGTCTACGGGCAACGTGAGTACAGTCTCATTTCTCAAAGACAAAAGCATTGCTTCAACTAAATTGCAACgacaaaaaatttgttgtaGATTCGTCGATAACAAAGGACAACCCATCGTTCTCGATGATCAACGATTCGGACGAAGAGGTGATTTACGGTTCTGACGAGGACAGCAGACGACCGCTGACGCGTGCGCCTCGCAACACGGACGACAGCGACTGAGAAAATGAGTTACCTCgaagaaattcaatttttaagaGAGCAGACTAATAATTATGGTCGTCGGTCAACGCGTAGCACAGAGAAACAGACTATACATAATACTATTCTTGCAAGTACGTTATTTCAAGATGACGGGCGCCGATTTATTTGTTATTTGATACGCAGATGCTTTTTTACGtgcgacgatgatgatgatgatgtgaAACTCGACAGAaagtgtaaatatatatatatatatatattaaaaaaaataaatataatatacaattgATGATTGTTTCATCCTTTCTTGTTGGTGTGTATTTGAAATCCTGATGATGTATAAAGATTTAAGAGAATTATATcctatttaattaaaatctttatgataaataaaacGACACTGGAAATTACTCTACAAGCTTGATTTTTATTCAaccattatttttaatattgtctattttaaatatacacCTTACGGATTCTCCAAAGTGACTTTATACcctaattcaatttttaatatagcCCCACCTCCTGCTCGAGTACCAGAATGATGATTTATACCCGAGTGTGAGCTCTGCTACAATAACATTTAATCATTTCTCATAGAATAGAAACAAAATGCAGTCAGCTCTCTGTAGTTCATTCCATTCACAAGCATTACTGCGATTAAGGTTCAAATGTTTAGACATTTGATAGATGATTTAGAATCTATTTTTATGGACTTTTCAGCCATTTAAAGcgaagatatttttattattttattgcaaCAAATCTCATTTATGTAGAGCTGAGAAATTTATACAAAGCATAAGCGATAAATATCATTCCGGATAGATATCAATGATATGGGTAAACGACTTCTTGTATGAATTTAAAGaacgaataaataataattagaatttcACAATTAAACATACGTTTTTCTAGAATGCAAGATGCGAGCTGTATACTTAGGCACCAAAAGCAACATACGTTCTTTGGAAGTTTTCTCGTCTCAAATCGTCAAACAAATAACTAACATTAACGCGCACGTGACTCGAACTATTGTATCGTATCATTATAAACTGATTTCAAGTCCGTCAAAcacataaataaacaaatttctagaaaataaagcaaaattaCAGTAGCAGCCGGCGAAGTGTTTTCCGGATCCCTCTCGCCTTTTTGGTCAATGAATCgtcaccagcagcagcagtcttTAACGACTGCACTTTTGGAATTTGGCTATCGCAGCCACTGCCGCTGCTGTCCATCACCTGCGCTGCCGGATCATTAAGTGATTTTTTATCGCCATTGCCTTGCCACACCCGCTTTCGATCAGTGCGTGGAGTTGCTGCGATTTCTGACGTCTTTGAGGGTTTGCTTACAAATTCCCCGGCTGCCAAAATAGGAcacgaaagaaaaattatatgaaatatatttCTAACTGACCGGTACTGAATGTACCGCGCCCCATAGCTGCGGTTGGAGTAAAAGAaagttttttcaaattaatacTTATGAACAAAAATTTTGCGTACCAAAATTGCTCTGATTATTCATTTGCCGCTCTATGAGGAGTTCACTTATCGCCGAACAGTACGAGGATGTATCCGACACATTAATCTTATCTGTGCTATAGAGGCTTTTCCTGCTGCTGGCCTGGCAAGTTCCTTCATCTCTCTTGTCTTTTGAAACGGCATCAGCTGTTGGTGGTAACTTGACGATTTGTCCATTAGCTTGGCGAGCCCGGTACTTCGCACCCTTTAATCGTCTTGACAAGGCTATCTCGTCTGCCGTGTACTCGTCATCTTCGTCTCTACCGTCTTCGCAATCTTTGCCTTTTTCGTTTTCGATATCTTTATGCATATCCTTTCTGCCGCGATTCCGTTTTGCTGGCGTGGGTCCGTCTGATTTTTCCCTTTTAGTATCGCATTCGACTTGAATGGCTTGTAAAAATGGCAATAGACAACTTAAATCGGACAGACAGACTGTactttggaaaaaataaagtatagtACTACAGTAGTCACCTGTGTTAAATCTGCAAGTATGGTTTGCGCAATATTGATTTTCACAAGGGCCCGTTGATAATCCTTGATCTTTGGTAAATTTTGCACAATGTCCAACAACTCATGAATTTGTGCCAAGTGAAAACTTTTATCGGGCACGTCAAAACATAACTTCGAGCTATATCTAGCGTAGTCGTCAACACCATCGTCGTTGTCTCGAGTCGAGCCAGAGACATCAGCAGCAGTTCTCTTTATATTTCTTTTGATACCACGTCTTTACGAGCGCTGGAGTCTGTAAAGCTGGCTATTTGTTGAAAGAAACAGATTTCGAATGACAAAAATTAGCAATTTTTGAGAGTTTATAACTGTCACAATAACCCAATAtcttaaaacaataattctAGTTACATACTGTAATTTGTTGAAAGAATCAAGGAAATCCTGGGTTTCCACTTCTGTCACCTCCACTCGTGGATATGTTTCGTCGACGAATTTCTGCACACATTACATATAGTAGTAGTATATACGCATACAGATAAataagtaggtaattttacaCCGGTTCAGCTAATTGCATCGC
The sequence above is a segment of the Nasonia vitripennis strain AsymCx chromosome 3, Nvit_psr_1.1, whole genome shotgun sequence genome. Coding sequences within it:
- the LOC107980966 gene encoding uncharacterized protein LOC107980966, whose amino-acid sequence is MHKDIENEKGKDCEDGRDEDDEYTADEIALSRRLKGAKYRARQANGQIVKLPPTADAVSKDKRDEGTCQASSRKSLYSTDKINVSDTSSYCSAISELLIERQMNNQSNFAGEFVSKPSKTSEIAATPRTDRKRVWQGNGDKKSLNDPAAQVMDSSGSGCDSQIPKVQSLKTAAAGDDSLTKKARGIRKTLRRLLLLPRRIQ